From a region of the Thermoflexus hugenholtzii JAD2 genome:
- a CDS encoding CBS domain-containing protein gives MEAGLTLVLTHENADFDAVAAQLAAARLYPRAIPVLPRRVNRNVRAFLNLYGDQLPFMLPDELIRRPVDMVILVDTQTMATVRGMGPQTRVQIIDHHPLARDLPPGWTYHGEPVGATTTLLVEGLAERGIALSWVEATFLLLGIYEDTGSLTYPSTTPRDLRAAAWLMERGADLAVVSEFLHHPLSEAQRRLYDRLLESAQTLELEGHTVIIAAARADGFLEEISSVAHRLRDLFEPSALFVLVEFDGHVQLVCRTTTDDIDAGSVAAHFGGGGHARAAAAVIRGRPLEEIREELVRILPRHIRPAVTVAEIMSRGVRVLPPDLPIREAAKEMQRTGHEGFPVVREGRVVGLLTRRAVDRAMQHGLGGQPVERVMEKGEVFVLPSDPVEKVQRLMIETGWGQIPVVEDGEVVGIVTRTDLIQLWGERRKVRPRFSVTSAMEVAFPPPWLALVREIGATAQAMGFTAYFVGGLVRDLILNYPIVDVDIVVEGDAIALADAMRARYGGRVVAHRRFGTAKWLLEGTAIATPAGPVEGLRAIDFVTARREFYAHPTALPQVEPSSIKQDLHRRDFTINTLAVCLNPDRFGELLDFYGGLQDLQRGLIRVLHSLSFVEDPTRILRAARLEARLGFRVEPRTEELIHHAADLLARVSGERIRHEMELILAEPEPERILARLEEWKALTFVMPGLRADDWLQERFRAMRAALEDGEWQAREGTPLDRWRVLAGWGLMAYRLTPAQLEQGIRRLRFPGREAEALRAVLEVRGKLERLAEPLKPSAVAEHLDPYPLIALFVVWVAAPPGRARESLFQYAHAWRRVRPLLRGDDLRQLGIPPGPAIGEMLRALRAARLDGEVQTREDEIAFVKARIGAASGQSSQ, from the coding sequence ATGGAAGCAGGCCTGACGCTGGTCCTCACCCATGAGAACGCGGATTTCGACGCCGTGGCCGCCCAGCTGGCGGCGGCCCGGCTTTACCCGCGGGCCATCCCGGTGCTCCCCCGACGGGTGAACCGGAACGTGCGGGCTTTCCTGAACCTCTACGGGGACCAGCTGCCGTTCATGCTCCCGGATGAGCTGATCCGCCGCCCGGTGGATATGGTCATCCTGGTGGACACCCAGACGATGGCCACGGTGCGGGGGATGGGGCCGCAGACCCGGGTGCAGATCATCGACCACCATCCCCTGGCCCGGGATCTGCCTCCGGGCTGGACCTACCACGGGGAGCCGGTGGGGGCGACCACCACGCTCCTGGTGGAGGGGCTGGCCGAACGGGGGATCGCCCTGAGCTGGGTGGAGGCCACTTTTTTGCTGTTAGGGATCTACGAGGACACCGGATCCCTCACCTATCCTTCCACCACGCCGCGGGATCTGCGGGCGGCGGCCTGGCTGATGGAGCGGGGGGCGGATCTCGCCGTGGTCAGTGAGTTCCTGCACCATCCTCTCTCCGAGGCCCAGCGCCGCCTATATGATCGCCTGCTGGAGTCCGCGCAGACCCTGGAGCTGGAGGGGCACACGGTGATCATTGCCGCCGCGCGGGCGGATGGTTTCCTGGAGGAAATCTCCAGCGTGGCCCATCGCCTGCGGGACCTCTTCGAGCCCTCCGCCCTCTTCGTGCTGGTGGAGTTCGACGGGCACGTCCAGCTGGTATGCCGCACCACCACCGACGACATCGACGCCGGCAGCGTCGCCGCCCACTTCGGGGGCGGGGGCCACGCCCGCGCGGCCGCCGCGGTGATCCGGGGCCGCCCCCTGGAGGAGATCCGGGAGGAGCTGGTGCGGATCTTGCCCCGACACATCCGGCCGGCGGTCACGGTGGCTGAGATCATGTCCCGCGGCGTGCGGGTCCTCCCGCCGGACCTCCCCATCCGGGAGGCGGCGAAGGAGATGCAGCGCACCGGCCACGAGGGCTTCCCGGTGGTGCGCGAGGGGCGGGTGGTGGGCCTGCTGACCCGGCGGGCGGTGGATCGGGCCATGCAGCACGGGCTGGGCGGCCAGCCGGTGGAGCGGGTGATGGAGAAAGGGGAGGTGTTCGTCCTGCCCTCCGACCCGGTGGAGAAGGTCCAGCGCCTGATGATCGAAACCGGCTGGGGGCAGATCCCGGTGGTGGAAGATGGTGAGGTCGTCGGCATCGTCACCCGCACCGACCTGATCCAGCTGTGGGGGGAGCGCCGGAAGGTCCGCCCGCGCTTCAGCGTGACCTCCGCGATGGAGGTCGCCTTCCCGCCCCCCTGGCTGGCCCTGGTGCGGGAGATCGGGGCCACGGCCCAGGCCATGGGCTTCACCGCTTACTTCGTCGGCGGGCTGGTGCGCGACCTCATCCTCAACTACCCCATCGTGGATGTGGATATCGTGGTCGAGGGGGATGCCATCGCCCTGGCGGACGCGATGAGGGCGCGTTACGGCGGACGCGTGGTCGCCCACCGGCGGTTCGGGACGGCCAAATGGTTGCTGGAGGGGACTGCGATCGCCACTCCGGCCGGGCCGGTGGAGGGGTTGAGGGCCATCGACTTCGTCACCGCCCGCCGGGAGTTCTACGCCCACCCGACGGCGCTCCCCCAGGTGGAGCCCAGCTCCATCAAGCAGGACCTGCATCGCCGCGATTTCACCATCAACACCCTGGCGGTCTGCCTGAACCCCGATCGCTTCGGGGAGCTGCTCGATTTCTATGGGGGCCTGCAGGACCTGCAACGAGGCCTCATCCGCGTCCTCCATTCCCTGAGCTTCGTGGAGGATCCCACCCGGATCCTGCGGGCGGCCCGCTTGGAAGCCCGCCTGGGCTTCCGGGTGGAACCCCGGACGGAGGAGCTCATCCATCACGCGGCGGATCTGCTGGCCCGGGTGAGCGGGGAGCGGATCCGACACGAGATGGAGCTGATCCTGGCCGAGCCGGAGCCGGAGCGGATCCTCGCCCGGCTGGAGGAATGGAAGGCCCTGACGTTCGTGATGCCGGGCCTCCGGGCGGACGATTGGCTGCAGGAGCGCTTCCGCGCGATGCGCGCGGCCCTGGAGGACGGAGAGTGGCAGGCCCGGGAGGGGACTCCGTTGGATCGCTGGCGGGTTCTGGCCGGGTGGGGGCTGATGGCCTATCGGCTGACCCCGGCCCAGTTGGAGCAGGGGATCCGCCGGCTGCGCTTCCCGGGCCGGGAGGCCGAGGCGTTGCGGGCCGTGCTGGAGGTTCGGGGGAAGCTCGAGCGCCTCGCGGAGCCGCTCAAGCCCAGCGCCGTCGCCGAGCATCTGGATCCGTATCCCCTGATCGCCCTCTTCGTGGTGTGGGTCGCCGCGCCGCCCGGCCGGGCCCGGGAGAGCCTGTTCCAGTATGCCCATGCCTGGCGAAGGGTCCGGCCGCTGCTGCGGGGGGACGACCTGCGTCAGTTGGGGATCCCGCCCGGCCCGGCCATCGGGGAGATGCTGCGGGCCCTCCGGGCTGCCCGCCTGGATGGGGAGGTGCAAACCCGGGAGGATGAGATCGCTTTCGTGAAGGCCCGCATAGGCGCCGCATCCGGACAGAGCTCCCAGTAA
- a CDS encoding 8-oxoguanine deaminase, which produces MTTLLVRHAEVLVTMDDARRRIPNGGLFARDGVIEQVGRTEELPQEADLVLDARGMVVIPGMVNTHHHLYQTLTRVIAQNAKLFDWLRTLYPIWARMDAEAVYVSALVGMAELLRSGCTTTSDHLYLFPNGARLDDEIRAAWEIGIRFHATRGAMSLGESQGGLPPDSVVEDEEAILKDMQRVIETYHDPKPYAMCRVALAPCSPFSVTPDLMREAAAMARHYGVMLHTHLAETRDEEEYCLARFGKRPVAFAADLGWEGPDVWFAHMVHVNREEIAALARTGVGVAHCPTSNMRLASGVAPIRAMLDHGVKVGLGVDGSASNDSSHMLAEVRQAMLLQRVALERPDALTAEEALWLATRGGAAVLGRDDIGQLAPGKAADFAAWRLDRLDYAGALHDPVAALVFCQPRPADWVVVQGKVIVQEGHLLPIEEGRLIEQHNRIARRIVRGE; this is translated from the coding sequence ATGACGACCCTGCTGGTGCGCCACGCGGAGGTATTGGTGACCATGGACGACGCCCGGCGGCGGATCCCGAACGGGGGCCTCTTCGCCCGGGACGGCGTGATCGAACAGGTGGGGCGGACGGAGGAGCTGCCCCAGGAGGCGGACCTCGTCCTGGACGCCCGGGGGATGGTGGTGATCCCGGGCATGGTCAACACCCACCATCATCTCTATCAGACCCTCACCCGGGTCATCGCCCAGAACGCCAAGCTCTTCGACTGGCTGCGCACCCTGTATCCGATCTGGGCCCGCATGGACGCGGAGGCGGTCTACGTCAGCGCCCTGGTAGGGATGGCGGAGCTCCTTCGCTCCGGCTGCACCACCACCAGCGATCACCTGTATCTGTTCCCTAACGGAGCGAGACTGGACGACGAGATCCGCGCGGCATGGGAGATCGGGATCCGCTTCCACGCCACCCGTGGGGCCATGTCGCTGGGGGAATCCCAGGGCGGCCTCCCGCCGGACTCCGTGGTGGAGGATGAGGAGGCGATCCTGAAAGATATGCAGCGGGTCATCGAGACCTATCACGACCCGAAGCCCTACGCGATGTGCCGGGTGGCCCTGGCGCCGTGCTCCCCCTTCTCCGTCACCCCGGATCTCATGCGGGAGGCGGCGGCCATGGCCCGCCATTACGGGGTGATGCTCCACACACACCTGGCGGAGACCCGGGATGAGGAGGAATACTGTCTGGCCCGGTTCGGCAAGCGCCCCGTGGCCTTCGCCGCCGATCTGGGCTGGGAAGGGCCCGATGTGTGGTTTGCCCACATGGTGCACGTGAACCGGGAGGAGATCGCCGCCCTGGCCCGCACGGGGGTGGGCGTCGCCCACTGCCCCACCTCCAACATGCGGCTGGCCTCCGGCGTCGCCCCGATCCGGGCGATGCTGGACCACGGGGTGAAGGTCGGGCTGGGGGTGGACGGCAGCGCCAGCAACGATTCCTCGCACATGCTGGCGGAGGTCCGACAGGCGATGCTCCTCCAGCGGGTGGCCCTGGAGCGGCCCGACGCTCTGACCGCGGAGGAGGCCCTGTGGCTGGCCACCCGGGGCGGCGCGGCGGTGCTGGGGCGGGATGACATCGGGCAGCTCGCGCCGGGGAAGGCGGCAGACTTCGCCGCCTGGCGGCTGGATCGTCTGGATTACGCAGGGGCCCTGCACGACCCGGTCGCCGCCCTGGTGTTCTGTCAGCCCCGCCCGGCCGATTGGGTGGTGGTCCAGGGGAAGGTGATCGTTCAGGAGGGGCATCTGCTCCCCATAGAAGAAGGCCGCCTGATCGAACAGCACAACCGCATCGCCCGGCGCATCGTGCGGGGAGAGTAG
- a CDS encoding DUF429 domain-containing protein — protein sequence MWAIGLDLAWSPRNPSAGVVLGWAEDHWEVAAWEAQLGPDAEILAFLEPYLDAPCVIGIDAPLIVPNETGSRPCDRILASRFGRHHAGGYPVNRRWLRSFGGLRGEALAQALYARGLALEPPEAPRLPVRVVLEVFPHPAAVVLFGLRQIIRYKRLRRDRWARGLRRWHQRLLTLEAFRPPVRWPEPWREPPRGGTRRMWKAWEDQLDAAFCAYIAGYVWFHGPAGYERIGDLETGLVIVPRRIDG from the coding sequence ATGTGGGCCATCGGGCTGGATTTAGCGTGGTCGCCCCGGAACCCGAGCGCCGGGGTGGTGTTGGGATGGGCGGAGGATCACTGGGAGGTGGCCGCCTGGGAGGCGCAGCTGGGCCCCGATGCCGAGATCCTGGCCTTCCTGGAGCCCTATTTAGACGCCCCCTGTGTGATCGGGATCGATGCGCCCCTCATCGTCCCCAACGAGACGGGTTCCCGGCCCTGCGATCGGATCCTGGCCTCCCGCTTCGGCCGCCATCACGCGGGCGGCTATCCGGTCAACCGCCGCTGGCTGCGGTCCTTCGGTGGGCTGCGGGGGGAGGCCCTAGCGCAGGCCCTTTATGCCCGAGGGTTGGCCCTGGAGCCTCCCGAGGCCCCCCGCCTCCCGGTCCGCGTGGTCCTGGAGGTGTTCCCCCATCCGGCCGCCGTGGTCCTGTTTGGCCTGCGGCAGATCATCCGTTATAAACGGTTGCGTCGGGATCGGTGGGCGCGGGGGTTGCGACGGTGGCATCAGCGGCTGCTGACCCTCGAGGCCTTCCGGCCTCCGGTGCGCTGGCCGGAGCCCTGGCGCGAGCCGCCCCGCGGGGGGACCCGACGGATGTGGAAGGCGTGGGAGGATCAACTGGATGCGGCTTTCTGCGCCTATATCGCGGGCTACGTCTGGTTCCACGGCCCGGCGGGCTATGAGCGGATCGGAGATCTGGAGACCGGCTTGGTGATCGTCCCCCGTCGGATCGATGGGTAA
- a CDS encoding DUF309 domain-containing protein: MSGEWPCCAEPLPEMVRQGLERFNAGEYFEQHEILEHAWRAEARPVREIYQGILQIGVACYQIQRGNYAGALKMLRRGLAHLRRAPDRCQGIDIARLREDAQRLLHELERRDPAGSSEPDPRWFLRVFFEG; the protein is encoded by the coding sequence ATGAGCGGGGAGTGGCCGTGCTGTGCGGAGCCGCTGCCGGAGATGGTGCGGCAGGGCTTGGAGCGGTTCAACGCGGGGGAGTATTTCGAACAGCACGAGATCCTCGAGCACGCGTGGCGGGCGGAGGCCCGGCCGGTGCGGGAGATCTATCAGGGCATCCTGCAGATCGGCGTGGCCTGCTATCAGATCCAGCGGGGCAATTACGCTGGGGCGCTGAAGATGCTGCGGCGGGGGCTGGCCCATCTGCGCCGGGCTCCGGATCGCTGCCAGGGGATCGACATCGCCCGCCTGCGGGAGGACGCCCAACGCCTGCTCCACGAGCTGGAGCGCCGGGATCCCGCCGGCTCCTCCGAGCCGGATCCCCGCTGGTTCCTTCGGGTGTTTTTCGAGGGTTGA
- a CDS encoding zinc-binding dehydrogenase, which translates to MKAVVMRRRGGPEVLQVEEVPTPVPGPGEVLVRVYACGLNHLDLYTRAGAQGRKAKLPHILGLEPAGEIAALGEGVAGWEVGDRVLVGAFIVCGTCEFCQAGMDNLCRRRQIIGVDRWGGYAEYVVAPAANLMRLAPHISYEAAAAVQAAFGTAWHMLVSRARIRPGETVLVLAAGSGIGTAAIQIARHFGCRVIATASSGEKLEKARALGADVLINYRQQPRFSLAVMEATGGRGADIVFEHVGSDTWKESVASLAFRGRLVFCGSTTGRWGETDLWGVFYKEAEILGSFGATRADFQAVMERVEQGIFQPVIDRVFPLEEAAEAHRYLEDRRVFGKVVLRIP; encoded by the coding sequence ATGAAAGCGGTGGTGATGCGACGGCGGGGAGGTCCGGAGGTGTTGCAGGTGGAGGAAGTGCCCACCCCGGTCCCGGGGCCGGGGGAGGTGCTGGTGCGGGTTTACGCGTGCGGTCTGAACCATCTGGATCTTTACACCCGGGCGGGGGCCCAGGGGCGGAAGGCCAAACTCCCCCATATATTGGGCCTGGAGCCAGCGGGGGAGATTGCTGCCCTGGGGGAAGGGGTGGCCGGATGGGAGGTTGGGGATCGGGTGCTGGTGGGGGCCTTCATCGTGTGCGGGACGTGCGAGTTCTGCCAAGCCGGCATGGACAACCTATGCCGGCGGCGCCAGATCATCGGGGTGGATCGCTGGGGCGGTTATGCCGAGTACGTGGTGGCCCCGGCCGCCAACTTGATGCGTCTGGCCCCCCACATCTCCTACGAGGCTGCTGCGGCGGTCCAGGCGGCCTTCGGCACCGCCTGGCACATGTTGGTGTCCCGGGCGCGGATCCGGCCCGGGGAGACGGTGCTGGTGCTGGCGGCCGGCAGCGGCATCGGCACCGCCGCCATCCAGATCGCGCGGCACTTCGGGTGCCGGGTGATCGCCACCGCCAGCAGCGGGGAGAAGCTGGAGAAAGCGCGGGCCCTGGGGGCGGACGTGCTCATCAACTACCGCCAGCAGCCCCGCTTCAGCCTGGCGGTGATGGAGGCCACCGGCGGACGTGGGGCGGATATCGTCTTCGAGCATGTGGGCTCGGACACCTGGAAAGAGAGTGTGGCCTCTCTGGCCTTCCGGGGGCGCTTGGTGTTCTGCGGCTCCACCACCGGCCGCTGGGGTGAGACGGATCTGTGGGGGGTGTTTTACAAAGAGGCGGAGATCCTGGGCTCCTTCGGGGCCACACGGGCGGATTTCCAGGCGGTGATGGAGCGGGTGGAACAGGGGATCTTCCAGCCGGTCATTGACCGCGTGTTCCCCCTGGAGGAGGCCGCGGAAGCCCATCGCTACCTGGAGGACCGGCGGGTATTCGGCAAGGTGGTGCTCCGGATCCCCTGA
- a CDS encoding cupin domain-containing protein, protein MGEFDPRRPSPFTACERQPVTDAGARGASIRWIIDTRHGAPTYRLRVIELEPGGHTPLHAHWFEHENFVLSGEGEVQIGDQVYPIRAGDVVFVPPHVTHQYRNTGQKPLRFLCGIPAEWVRAARPDVYGEPGKGPPES, encoded by the coding sequence ATGGGCGAGTTCGACCCCCGACGTCCTTCTCCCTTCACCGCGTGCGAGCGGCAGCCGGTGACCGATGCGGGCGCCCGGGGCGCCTCCATCCGGTGGATTATCGACACCCGACACGGCGCCCCGACCTACCGCCTGCGGGTCATCGAGCTGGAGCCGGGCGGCCACACCCCTCTCCATGCCCACTGGTTCGAGCACGAAAACTTCGTCCTCAGCGGGGAGGGGGAGGTGCAGATCGGCGACCAGGTGTATCCGATCCGGGCTGGGGATGTGGTGTTCGTGCCGCCCCACGTAACGCACCAATACCGCAACACCGGGCAGAAGCCCCTGCGGTTCCTGTGCGGCATCCCCGCCGAATGGGTCCGGGCAGCGCGGCCCGATGTGTATGGGGAGCCCGGGAAGGGGCCGCCCGAGAGCTGA
- the tmk gene encoding dTMP kinase, producing MGGLLITFEGPEGCGKTTMARWLAGTLQEKGLRVLLTREPGGTPLGEAIRELLHAHEQAEMVARAEALLFCAARAQLVERVIRPFLMAGGIVISDRYADSTLAYQGYGRGLDLEELRRLNRFATGGLQPDLTFLLDVEVEQGLARRRASGEAWTRLDAMDLAFHQRVREGYLALAAAEPARWVVIDASQPMEAVQAAIRAHLADRLGLRIE from the coding sequence ATGGGCGGCCTCCTGATCACCTTCGAAGGGCCGGAGGGATGCGGGAAGACCACCATGGCCCGCTGGCTGGCCGGCACCCTTCAGGAGAAAGGGCTTCGGGTGCTGCTCACCCGGGAGCCCGGCGGGACCCCTCTGGGGGAGGCGATCCGGGAGCTGCTCCACGCCCATGAGCAGGCGGAAATGGTGGCCCGGGCGGAGGCCTTGCTCTTCTGCGCCGCCCGAGCCCAGCTGGTGGAGCGGGTCATCCGCCCCTTCCTGATGGCGGGAGGCATCGTCATCAGCGACCGCTACGCGGATTCCACCCTGGCCTATCAGGGCTACGGCCGGGGACTGGATCTGGAGGAGCTGCGCCGTCTGAACCGGTTCGCCACCGGCGGCCTTCAACCGGATCTTACCTTCCTGCTGGATGTGGAGGTAGAGCAGGGCCTGGCCCGCCGCCGGGCCTCCGGCGAGGCCTGGACCCGCCTGGACGCCATGGACCTGGCATTCCATCAACGGGTGCGGGAGGGCTATCTCGCCCTGGCCGCTGCCGAGCCCGCCCGATGGGTGGTGATCGACGCCTCCCAGCCCATGGAGGCGGTGCAGGCGGCGATCCGCGCCCACCTGGCCGACCGCCTGGGCCTCCGCATCGAGTAG
- a CDS encoding phosphatidate cytidylyltransferase, which produces MLRQRLLVALIAIPLLAALIHQGGWIWAATVALALGLAAWEYTGLIRRIGFSPSLGWVGLMILGFLIDGMFSAASPRLAELTLTLAPPFALVWFWWIRRTEHPLIDWAFTAAGGLYLGWLGRSFVWLRNLPEPYGRGWVVFVLFVTWGADTAAYFVGQRWGRHRLAPRLSPGKTWEGFLGGCIAGLLVGALLGLLIGIGAGPGALLGLLAGSLGTLGDLSISVLKRRAGVKDSGNLFPGHGGVLDRLDSLLWNAMIAYLYAHWIQGF; this is translated from the coding sequence GTGCTGCGCCAGCGCCTCCTCGTCGCCCTCATCGCTATCCCTCTGCTCGCAGCCCTCATCCACCAAGGCGGGTGGATCTGGGCGGCGACGGTGGCCCTCGCCCTGGGGCTGGCCGCCTGGGAATACACCGGCCTGATCCGGCGCATCGGCTTCTCCCCCTCCCTGGGCTGGGTCGGGTTGATGATCCTGGGCTTCCTGATAGACGGGATGTTCTCCGCAGCCAGCCCCCGGCTGGCGGAGCTCACCCTGACCCTCGCGCCGCCCTTCGCCCTCGTGTGGTTCTGGTGGATCCGGCGCACCGAGCATCCCCTGATCGACTGGGCCTTCACCGCCGCCGGCGGGCTGTATCTGGGCTGGCTAGGGCGCTCCTTCGTCTGGCTCCGGAACCTCCCGGAGCCCTACGGCCGCGGATGGGTGGTCTTCGTCCTCTTCGTCACCTGGGGGGCTGACACCGCCGCCTACTTCGTCGGCCAGCGGTGGGGGCGACACCGCCTGGCGCCTCGTCTGAGCCCGGGCAAAACCTGGGAGGGGTTCCTCGGCGGCTGCATAGCCGGCCTCCTGGTGGGCGCTCTCCTGGGCCTTCTGATCGGGATCGGAGCCGGGCCCGGCGCCCTCCTCGGCCTGCTGGCCGGCAGCCTAGGGACCCTGGGGGATCTCTCGATCTCGGTCCTGAAGCGCCGGGCCGGGGTGAAAGACTCCGGGAACCTCTTCCCCGGGCACGGGGGCGTGCTGGACCGGCTGGACAGTCTGCTCTGGAATGCGATGATCGCATACCTGTATGCTCACTGGATCCAGGGGTTTTAA
- a CDS encoding isoprenyl transferase, which yields MRQQNGQVAEITLRIPTHIAIIMDGNGRWAKARGLPRLAGHRAGTENLRRVIEACADLGVRILTIYAFSTENWRRPPEEVYGLFGLLEQMIDRELDNLDRNGVQIRHLGSLEGVPERLQRKIRMAIERTKGNSRLILCVAFNYGGRQEIVEAVRRIIADGVPPEAVNEELISRYLYTAGLPDPDLIIRTSGEMRLSNFLLWQAAYAEFYVTPVYWPDFDREELLKAIEAYSRRERRFGQISEQLAPPG from the coding sequence GTGAGGCAGCAGAACGGTCAGGTCGCGGAGATCACGCTGAGGATCCCCACCCATATCGCCATCATCATGGACGGCAACGGCCGCTGGGCCAAGGCCCGCGGTCTCCCTCGCCTGGCCGGGCATCGGGCCGGCACGGAGAACCTGCGCCGGGTGATCGAGGCCTGCGCTGACCTCGGGGTCCGCATCCTCACCATCTATGCCTTCTCCACCGAGAACTGGCGCCGCCCCCCGGAGGAGGTCTACGGCCTCTTCGGGTTGCTGGAGCAGATGATCGACCGGGAGCTGGACAACCTGGACCGCAACGGGGTGCAGATCCGCCATCTGGGCAGCCTGGAGGGAGTGCCCGAACGGCTCCAGCGAAAGATCCGCATGGCCATCGAACGGACAAAGGGGAACTCCCGGCTCATCCTCTGCGTCGCCTTCAACTACGGAGGCCGCCAGGAGATCGTGGAGGCCGTCCGCCGCATCATCGCCGACGGCGTCCCCCCGGAGGCGGTCAACGAGGAGCTGATCTCCCGCTACCTGTATACCGCCGGGCTGCCGGATCCGGATCTGATCATCCGCACCAGCGGGGAGATGCGACTGAGCAACTTCCTGCTCTGGCAGGCCGCCTATGCGGAGTTTTATGTGACGCCCGTCTACTGGCCCGACTTCGACCGGGAAGAGCTGCTGAAGGCCATCGAGGCCTACAGCCGCCGGGAGCGTCGGTTCGGACAGATCAGCGAGCAGCTGGCTCCCCCCGGATAA
- the frr gene encoding ribosome recycling factor — MIPKQVFRDAEERMRKAIRVFEDELKGIRTGRASPALVERIPVEYYGTQVPLEQLAIIRAPEPNLLTIQPYDPKALPEIERAILKSDLGLTPSNDGRIIRLVLPRLTEQRRQELVKLVHKRLEETRVAIRNIRRDALEELRARHKNKEMSDDELEEAKEEVQKLTDRYIEEAERVAQAKEKEIMSF, encoded by the coding sequence ATGATCCCGAAACAGGTCTTCCGCGACGCCGAGGAGCGCATGCGCAAGGCCATTCGGGTGTTCGAGGACGAGCTCAAGGGCATTCGCACCGGGCGGGCCTCCCCCGCGCTGGTGGAGCGGATCCCAGTGGAATACTACGGGACCCAGGTCCCGCTGGAGCAGCTGGCCATCATCCGGGCTCCGGAGCCGAACCTGCTGACCATCCAGCCCTATGACCCGAAGGCCCTGCCGGAGATCGAACGGGCCATCCTCAAGTCCGACCTGGGGCTAACTCCCAGCAACGACGGCCGGATCATCCGTTTGGTGCTGCCCCGGCTCACCGAACAGCGCCGTCAGGAGTTGGTGAAGCTGGTGCACAAGCGGCTCGAGGAGACCCGCGTCGCCATCCGCAACATCCGGCGGGATGCCCTGGAGGAGCTGCGGGCTCGCCACAAGAACAAAGAGATGTCGGACGATGAGCTGGAGGAGGCTAAGGAAGAGGTCCAGAAGCTCACCGACCGCTACATCGAGGAGGCGGAGAGGGTCGCCCAGGCTAAGGAGAAGGAGATCATGTCGTTCTGA
- the pyrH gene encoding UMP kinase has translation MSGPKYRRILLKLGGEALAGPGGFGISPERATELAARIKAVKEMGVEIAIVIGAGNLWRGRDGVAHRMDRATADQMGMLATVMNSLALRDALERLGVPTRVQTAIEMRAIAEPYIRLRAIRHLEKGRVVILGAGTGNPYFTTDTAAALRAMEIHADVLIKATKVDGVYEEDPMVNPNARKFDKLTYIEALNLRVKVLDSTALSLCMDHNLPIIVLDLWQPDSLERAVRGEPVGTLIDG, from the coding sequence ATGTCCGGTCCGAAATACCGGCGGATCCTGTTGAAGCTGGGCGGGGAAGCGCTGGCCGGGCCCGGGGGATTCGGGATCAGCCCGGAACGGGCCACGGAGCTGGCCGCCCGCATCAAGGCGGTGAAGGAGATGGGGGTGGAGATCGCCATCGTCATCGGCGCCGGCAACCTGTGGCGGGGCCGGGATGGGGTCGCGCATCGCATGGACCGGGCCACCGCCGATCAGATGGGGATGCTGGCCACCGTGATGAACTCCCTCGCCCTGCGAGATGCCCTGGAGCGCCTCGGAGTGCCCACCCGCGTCCAGACGGCCATCGAGATGCGCGCCATCGCCGAGCCTTACATCCGGCTTCGGGCCATCCGCCACCTGGAGAAGGGGCGCGTGGTCATCCTGGGGGCCGGGACCGGGAACCCTTATTTCACCACGGACACCGCCGCAGCCCTGCGGGCGATGGAGATCCACGCTGACGTCCTCATCAAGGCCACCAAGGTGGATGGGGTCTACGAGGAAGATCCCATGGTCAACCCCAATGCCCGCAAGTTTGATAAACTAACATATATAGAGGCCCTGAACCTGCGGGTAAAGGTGTTGGATAGCACGGCCCTTTCCCTGTGCATGGATCACAACCTGCCCATCATCGTCCTGGATCTCTGGCAGCCGGACAGCCTGGAACGGGCGGTGCGAGGGGAGCCGGTCGGCACGCTGATCGATGGCTGA
- the tsf gene encoding translation elongation factor Ts, giving the protein MEGRPLNITVDMVKRLREMTGAGILDCRKALEETGGDFEKAIDYLREKGLARAARKLERTAREGLVVAYVHPGNRVGVLLELNCETDFVARTPEFQQLAHDLLLQIAATNPRYIRREDVPAEVLEHERQIYLKEALHEGKPPHIAEKIAENRLARFIQEVCLLEQPFIRDENRTVNERIMEVIARVGENIVVRRFARYELGETVE; this is encoded by the coding sequence ATGGAGGGAAGACCCTTGAACATCACCGTCGATATGGTCAAGCGCCTGCGGGAGATGACCGGCGCCGGGATCCTGGATTGCCGGAAAGCCCTGGAGGAGACCGGTGGGGATTTCGAGAAGGCGATCGATTACCTGCGGGAGAAGGGGCTGGCCCGGGCGGCCCGCAAGCTGGAGCGAACCGCCCGGGAGGGCCTGGTGGTCGCCTACGTGCACCCGGGCAATCGAGTAGGGGTGCTGCTGGAGTTGAACTGCGAGACGGATTTCGTCGCCCGCACCCCGGAGTTCCAGCAGCTGGCCCACGACCTGCTGCTCCAGATCGCCGCCACCAACCCTCGCTACATCCGCCGCGAGGACGTCCCAGCGGAGGTCCTGGAGCACGAGCGGCAGATCTATCTAAAAGAAGCCCTCCACGAGGGCAAGCCCCCCCACATCGCTGAGAAGATCGCGGAGAACCGGCTGGCCCGCTTCATCCAGGAGGTCTGCCTGCTGGAGCAGCCCTTCATCCGGGATGAGAACCGCACGGTCAACGAGCGGATCATGGAGGTCATCGCCCGCGTCGGGGAGAACATCGTGGTCCGCCGGTTCGCACGATACGAACTGGGGGAGACGGTGGAATGA